In one Nicotiana tomentosiformis chromosome 6, ASM39032v3, whole genome shotgun sequence genomic region, the following are encoded:
- the LOC104094765 gene encoding AAA-ATPase At2g46620-like — MFLYLLGIIPLCFFLKFASKTSLLDILKKWLRLLEEKCCVYQYYKVPQFNHNMQENQLYRQISTYLNSLPCLEDSNFINLFSGYKSNEINLLLDDSNQNIIVVDNFLGARVCWINEKDDKTGLNSFVLKIRKKDKRRLLRPYLQHIHTKFDEIEQRGNEVMMRLFININRRWISVPFTHPATFDTVVMEQDLKNKVKADLDTFLKSKQHYTRIGRIWKRNYLLYGPSGTGKSTFIAAMANFLSYDVYEINLSKVSNNSDLKLLLLQTMNKSLIVIEDLDIYLSYSCDKSAALTWSSAILNFMDGIFSCCGDERVMIFTMNNKDQIDQTVLRPGRIDFHMHFPLCDFNAFKSLATSHLGLKDHKLFPQLEEVFQNGSVLSHAEISEIMISNRSSPSRALKLVISAHQSHTKLLPSTTSDKIKTIQTNIEANVATKPPLWLSKSRSVRPVEESAVFPQGLRKSQSVRPVNELGTFGKESVNELSNFYGLIRIRSNRSGSRI, encoded by the coding sequence ATGTTTCTCTATTTGTTAGGAATCATCCCTCTGTGTTTCTTTCTAAAGTTTGCATCAAAAACCTCCCTACTTGACATCCTCAAGAAATGGTTGAGGTTATTAGAAGAAAAATGCTGTGTGTACCAGTACTACAAGGTCCCTCAATTCAACCACAACATGCAAGAAAACCAACTCTATCGACAAATTAGCACGTATCTGAATTCTTTACCCTGTCTTGAAGATTCTAATTTCATCAACCTTTTCTCGGGATACAAATCGAATGAAATCAACCTCCTTCTCGACGACTCCAATCAGAACATCATCGTAGTAGACAATTTCCTCGGCGCCAGAGTTTGTTGGATCAACGAAAAGGATGATAAAACCGGTCTGAATTCATTTGTTCTGAAGATAAGGAAGAAGGATAAACGTCGACTCCTTCGTccttatcttcaacacattcACACAAAGTTTGATGAAATCGAGCAGAGGGGAAATGAAGTGATGATGAGATTATTCATCAACATAAACAGACGGTGGATATCGGTGCCTTTTACTCATCCGGCAACATTTGACACGGTCGTAATGGAACAGGATCTCAAGAACAAAGTCAAAGCCGATTTGGACACGTTCCTAAAGTCAAAACAGCATTATACTCGTATCGGTAGAATTTGGAAACGGAATTATTTACTGTATGGACCTTCTGGTACAGGAAAATCAACCTTCATTGCTGCAATGGCAAATTTCCTAAGCTACGACGTGTACGAGATTAATTTATCAAAAGTATCTAACAATTCGGATCTGAAGTTACTGCTGTTACAGACCATGAACAAGTCGTTGATTGTCATCGAAGATCTCGATATTTACCTATCATATTCATGTGACAAATCAGCGGCTCTTACTTGGTCGTCCGCAATTCTCAATTTCATGGACGGAATATTTTCGTGTTGTGGGGACGAGCGAGTTATGATATTCACGATGAACAACAAAGATCAGATTGATCAGACGGTTCTAAGGCCCGGAAGAATTGATTTTCACATGCATTTTCCTTTATGTGATTTCAATGCTTTTAAAAGTCTAGCTACTAGTCATTTGGGTTTGAAAGATCACAAGCTTTTCCCACAACTAGAGGAGGTTTTCCAAAACGGGTCGGTTTTGAGTCATGCTGAGATCAGTGAAATCATGATTTCGAACCGAAGTTCGCCGAGTCGGGCGTTGAAGTTGGTGATTTCAGCTCATCAGAGTCATACTAAGCTCCTCCCGTCCACAACATCTGATAAAATTAAAACGATACAGACTAATATTGAGGCCAACGTGGCAACTAAGCCTCCACTATGGTTAAGCAAATCTAGATCGGTTCGACCAGTGGAGGAATCGGCTGTGTTTCCACAAGGTTTACGCAAATCTCAATCGGTTCGACCCGTGAATGAATTGGGTACATTTGGCAAGGAAAGTGTGAACGAGCTTAGTAACTTCTATGGACTTATAAGGATAAGGAGTAACAGAAGTGGATCCAGAATTTGA